In Myxococcus virescens, a single window of DNA contains:
- a CDS encoding acyl-CoA thioesterase has translation MVEARLRVIYGDTDQMGVVYYANYFRYFEFARSEYFRARGGSYAELERSGALLPVAEASCQYKASARYDDLLVIQTTVSELRRASIVFTYALFRDGAPRTLLCTGMTRHACVGRDGKPTRLPDSLIRLLETTEPSPGSSPST, from the coding sequence ATGGTCGAGGCCCGCCTTCGCGTCATCTACGGCGACACTGATCAGATGGGTGTCGTCTACTACGCGAATTACTTCCGCTATTTCGAGTTCGCGCGCAGTGAGTACTTCCGCGCCCGGGGTGGCAGCTACGCCGAGCTGGAGCGCTCGGGTGCCCTGCTACCCGTGGCCGAGGCGAGCTGTCAGTACAAGGCATCCGCGCGCTACGACGATCTGTTGGTCATCCAAACCACCGTGAGTGAGTTGCGCCGCGCGTCCATCGTGTTCACCTACGCGCTGTTTCGTGACGGTGCGCCACGCACGCTGCTCTGCACCGGCATGACCCGTCACGCCTGCGTGGGGCGGGACGGCAAGCCGACGCGGCTGCCGGACTCCCTCATCCGGCTGCTCGAAACGACCGAGCCTTCCCCGGGCTCTTCCCCTTCCACCTGA
- the nadC gene encoding carboxylating nicotinate-nucleotide diphosphorylase has product MQQQDYLDRLIALALDEDLGAAGDVTSQALIPPDYEGSAELVAKEQLVLAGLDAFVRVFKTVDPNVEVELLRRDGQEIKPKMVAARCYGRMRSLLAAERTALNIVQRAAGIATLAQQAVTSVRGSNLRVLDTRKTPPGMRTVAKEAVRMGGASNHRFGLFDGVLIKDNHIAAVGGSIAEALRRAKLNGPRLTKVEIEVTNLKQLAEAIEHGADVVMLDNMDDAQIREAVKLAAGRVPLEVSGGVTLDRLPRLAKLGIDFVSMGALTHSARAMDLSLEITAAAKRPARSKQPKPA; this is encoded by the coding sequence GTGCAGCAGCAGGATTACCTCGACCGGCTCATCGCGCTCGCACTCGATGAGGACCTGGGGGCGGCGGGTGACGTCACCTCGCAGGCCCTCATCCCTCCTGACTACGAGGGCAGCGCGGAACTGGTCGCCAAGGAGCAGTTGGTGCTCGCGGGACTGGACGCCTTCGTCCGTGTCTTCAAGACGGTCGACCCGAACGTCGAGGTGGAGCTGTTGCGCCGCGACGGTCAGGAGATCAAACCGAAGATGGTCGCCGCGCGGTGTTACGGCCGGATGCGCTCGCTGCTCGCGGCGGAGCGCACCGCGCTCAACATCGTGCAGCGGGCCGCGGGCATTGCGACGCTGGCGCAGCAGGCCGTCACGTCCGTGCGTGGCTCCAATCTGCGCGTCCTGGACACGCGGAAGACGCCGCCGGGGATGCGCACGGTGGCCAAGGAGGCCGTCCGCATGGGCGGTGCCTCCAACCACCGCTTCGGCCTCTTCGACGGCGTCCTCATCAAGGACAACCACATCGCCGCCGTGGGTGGTTCCATCGCGGAGGCGCTGCGCCGCGCGAAGCTCAACGGGCCTCGGCTGACGAAGGTCGAAATCGAGGTCACCAACCTCAAGCAGCTCGCGGAGGCCATCGAGCACGGCGCCGACGTGGTGATGCTCGACAACATGGACGACGCGCAGATTCGCGAGGCCGTGAAGCTGGCGGCGGGCCGCGTGCCGCTCGAGGTGTCAGGCGGCGTCACGCTGGACCGGCTGCCTCGGTTGGCGAAGCTGGGCATCGACTTCGTGTCCATGGGCGCGCTGACGCACTCCGCGCGGGCCATGGACCTGTCGCTGGAAATCACCGCCGCGGCGAAGCGGCCCGCGCGCAGCAAGCAGCCGAAGCCGGCATAG
- a CDS encoding valine--tRNA ligase yields the protein MTDTTELSKAYEPTEVEARRYAFWLERNYFRAEAPSDKPPFSIVLPPPNVTGSLHIGHALTATIQDILTRWKRMSGFNALWLPGTDHAGIATQMVVEKELKKTEGKSRHDLGREAFLERVWEWKGKFGARIGEQHRYLGASLDWSRERFTMDETSSAAVREVFVRLYEEGLMYRAQKLINWCPSCHTALSDLEVEHQEKSGSIWHIRYPVKDSDRTLTVATTRPETMLGDTAVAVHPEDERYQDLIGKHVVLPLSGREIPIIADAELVDPKFGTGVVKVTPAHDFNDYQTGLRHQLPMLSILDESARMTKETGKYAGLDRFEARKQVLADLQEQGLLEKEEPHKLSVGTCQRSATVVEPRLSPQWFVKIEPLAKPAIEAVEQGRTKFVPESWTNTYFHWMRNIHDWCVSRQLWWGHQIPAYYCTACSPRQGDDTDLPLDAATVKVGGVDFARAEPIVAREQPTSCPKCGGATFIQDPDVLDTWFSSALWPFSTLGWPRNTPDLQTFYPTSVMETGHDIIFFWVARMMMMGLHFMGDVPFRTVYLHAMVRDEKGEKMSKTKGNVIDPLDVILGASSDKLAPTLKNKFPQGMPAFGADALRFTLASLTQQGRDIKLSMDRLAGYKAFCNKLWNASRFALMNMGEFTLDERPLKERPLTLADRWILSRLQRATTEARASLETYGFAEAASTLYQFLWAEFCDWYIELAKGSLYGTDEQAKDSARAVLVYSLDRILRLLHPFMPFITEEIWQKLPMSRSVDSIMIASYPEPDADLVDEAAEAEMAPVIASIEGLRTIRGESNLSPATKVKAVVQSPDARTRELLERWRAYLMPLAGLSDVEVGAPGTKPPQAAAFVGTNLEIYVPLAGLIDLDAERDRLRKEIARTEQEAAGVLRKLENPNFVAKAPPDVVEKDRARVEELKERKAKLQDHLQRIAPEPAMPAAPPSESSTPTRSVEPAEADIATEADVATEPSTPPGSVAPLETPPPAEGGAEYETLAESTEEEEPAAAPAEVKAAPDAEAEGNVDLAEELKDELEAVGGVPEAADPQVQDALEKLRAGTKEGLSPADHHDLGVAYMSMGLVDDAMREFNTARAGGDAREVPAAAEQTVASTAKAVVKATLAAVKKASSIAKDTVVEAVSASGEDEAPAAPVKARPAKKAAGKKAPAAAKKAPAQKAAGAKGAAKKAAAKKAPAAGAKGAAKKAAAKKAPAAGAKGAAKKATAKKAPAKVAAKKAATKKSAAKKAPAKGAAKKAAAKKAPAKVAAKKAATKKGAAKKVAAASKKPVKKAAGRKAPAKKGTGAKPKARAKARR from the coding sequence ATGACCGATACCACTGAACTTTCGAAGGCCTACGAGCCCACCGAGGTCGAGGCCCGGCGCTACGCGTTCTGGCTGGAGCGCAACTACTTCCGCGCCGAGGCGCCCTCCGACAAGCCGCCGTTCTCCATCGTCCTGCCGCCGCCCAACGTCACGGGCAGCCTGCACATCGGCCATGCGCTGACGGCCACCATCCAGGACATCCTCACCCGCTGGAAGCGGATGAGCGGCTTCAACGCCCTGTGGCTCCCCGGTACGGACCACGCCGGCATCGCCACGCAGATGGTGGTGGAGAAGGAGCTCAAGAAGACGGAGGGCAAGAGCCGCCACGACCTGGGCCGCGAGGCCTTCCTGGAGCGCGTCTGGGAGTGGAAGGGCAAGTTCGGCGCCCGTATCGGCGAGCAGCACCGTTACCTGGGCGCGTCCCTGGACTGGAGCCGCGAGCGCTTCACCATGGACGAGACGTCCTCCGCCGCGGTGCGCGAGGTCTTCGTCCGGCTGTACGAAGAGGGCCTGATGTACCGGGCCCAGAAGCTCATCAACTGGTGTCCTTCGTGCCACACGGCGCTCAGCGACCTGGAAGTGGAGCACCAGGAGAAGAGCGGCTCCATCTGGCACATCCGCTACCCGGTGAAGGACAGCGACCGCACGCTCACCGTGGCCACCACGCGCCCGGAGACGATGCTGGGCGACACCGCCGTGGCCGTCCACCCGGAGGACGAGCGTTACCAGGACCTGATTGGCAAGCACGTGGTGCTGCCACTCAGCGGCCGTGAGATTCCCATCATCGCGGACGCTGAACTGGTGGATCCGAAGTTCGGCACCGGCGTGGTGAAGGTCACGCCCGCGCACGACTTCAACGACTACCAGACGGGCCTGCGTCACCAGCTGCCGATGCTGTCCATTCTGGACGAATCGGCCCGGATGACGAAGGAGACCGGCAAGTACGCCGGCCTGGATCGCTTCGAGGCGCGCAAGCAGGTGTTGGCGGACCTCCAGGAGCAGGGCCTGCTGGAGAAGGAGGAGCCGCACAAGCTGTCCGTCGGCACGTGCCAGCGCAGCGCCACGGTGGTGGAGCCGCGCCTGTCGCCGCAGTGGTTCGTGAAGATTGAGCCGCTGGCGAAGCCGGCCATCGAGGCGGTGGAGCAGGGCCGCACGAAGTTCGTCCCCGAATCATGGACGAACACCTACTTCCACTGGATGCGCAACATCCACGACTGGTGCGTCAGCCGCCAGCTCTGGTGGGGCCACCAGATTCCCGCGTACTACTGCACCGCGTGCAGCCCGCGTCAGGGTGACGACACCGACCTGCCGCTGGACGCCGCGACGGTGAAGGTGGGCGGCGTGGACTTCGCGCGCGCGGAGCCGATTGTCGCGCGTGAGCAGCCCACGTCCTGCCCGAAGTGCGGCGGCGCCACGTTCATCCAGGACCCGGACGTGCTGGACACGTGGTTCTCGTCCGCGCTGTGGCCCTTCTCCACGCTGGGCTGGCCGCGCAACACGCCGGACCTCCAGACGTTCTACCCGACGTCCGTCATGGAGACGGGCCACGACATCATCTTCTTCTGGGTCGCCCGGATGATGATGATGGGCCTGCACTTCATGGGGGATGTGCCCTTCCGCACCGTGTACCTGCACGCGATGGTGCGCGACGAGAAGGGCGAGAAGATGTCCAAGACGAAGGGGAACGTCATCGACCCCTTGGACGTCATCCTCGGCGCCAGCTCGGACAAGCTTGCTCCGACGCTGAAGAACAAGTTCCCGCAGGGCATGCCGGCGTTCGGCGCGGACGCGCTGCGCTTCACGCTCGCGTCGCTCACCCAGCAGGGCCGGGACATCAAGCTGTCCATGGACCGGCTGGCTGGCTACAAGGCCTTTTGCAACAAGCTGTGGAACGCCAGCCGCTTCGCCCTGATGAACATGGGCGAGTTCACGCTGGATGAGCGTCCGCTGAAGGAGCGTCCGTTGACGCTGGCGGACCGCTGGATCCTCTCGCGGCTCCAGCGCGCCACCACCGAGGCCCGCGCCTCGCTGGAGACGTACGGCTTCGCCGAGGCGGCGTCCACGCTGTACCAGTTCCTGTGGGCCGAGTTCTGCGACTGGTACATCGAGCTGGCCAAGGGCTCGCTCTACGGCACCGATGAGCAGGCGAAGGACTCCGCGCGCGCGGTGCTGGTGTACTCGCTGGATCGCATCCTGCGGCTGCTCCACCCGTTCATGCCGTTCATCACCGAGGAGATCTGGCAGAAGCTGCCGATGTCCCGGTCGGTGGACAGCATCATGATCGCGTCGTACCCGGAGCCCGACGCGGACCTGGTGGACGAGGCCGCCGAGGCGGAGATGGCCCCGGTCATCGCCTCCATCGAGGGCCTGCGCACCATCCGCGGCGAGAGCAACCTGTCGCCCGCGACCAAGGTGAAGGCGGTGGTGCAGAGCCCGGACGCTCGCACGCGCGAGCTGCTGGAGCGCTGGCGCGCGTACCTGATGCCGCTGGCCGGCCTGTCCGACGTGGAGGTCGGCGCGCCCGGCACCAAGCCGCCGCAGGCCGCCGCCTTCGTGGGCACGAACCTGGAAATCTACGTGCCGCTGGCGGGTCTCATCGACCTGGACGCGGAACGCGACCGCCTCCGCAAGGAGATTGCGCGCACCGAGCAGGAGGCCGCTGGTGTGCTGCGCAAGCTGGAGAACCCCAACTTCGTGGCCAAGGCGCCCCCGGACGTGGTCGAGAAGGACCGCGCCCGCGTGGAGGAGTTGAAGGAGCGCAAGGCCAAGCTTCAGGACCATCTGCAGCGCATTGCCCCGGAGCCCGCCATGCCCGCCGCGCCGCCGTCCGAGAGCAGCACGCCAACCCGAAGCGTTGAGCCGGCCGAGGCCGACATCGCGACCGAAGCCGACGTCGCGACGGAGCCCAGCACGCCGCCCGGGAGCGTTGCTCCATTAGAGACGCCGCCTCCGGCCGAGGGGGGCGCCGAATACGAGACGCTCGCCGAGTCCACCGAGGAGGAGGAGCCTGCCGCTGCTCCGGCCGAGGTGAAGGCCGCGCCGGATGCGGAAGCAGAGGGGAACGTCGACCTGGCGGAGGAGTTGAAGGACGAACTCGAGGCCGTGGGCGGCGTGCCCGAAGCCGCGGACCCCCAGGTGCAGGATGCCCTGGAGAAGCTGCGCGCGGGGACGAAGGAAGGCCTGTCTCCGGCCGACCATCATGACCTCGGCGTTGCGTACATGAGCATGGGCCTCGTCGACGACGCGATGCGGGAGTTCAACACGGCGCGCGCCGGTGGTGACGCCCGTGAGGTGCCCGCCGCCGCCGAGCAGACGGTGGCCTCCACCGCGAAGGCCGTGGTGAAGGCCACCCTGGCCGCCGTGAAGAAGGCGTCGTCCATCGCGAAGGACACGGTGGTGGAGGCTGTCTCCGCTTCCGGCGAGGACGAGGCGCCTGCCGCTCCGGTGAAGGCGCGTCCCGCGAAGAAGGCCGCGGGCAAGAAGGCGCCTGCCGCCGCGAAGAAGGCGCCGGCCCAGAAGGCCGCGGGCGCGAAGGGCGCTGCCAAGAAGGCCGCTGCGAAGAAGGCTCCGGCCGCGGGCGCGAAGGGCGCTGCCAAGAAGGCCGCTGCGAAGAAGGCTCCGGCCGCGGGCGCGAAGGGCGCTGCGAAGAAGGCCACTGCGAAGAAGGCTCCGGCCAAGGTCGCCGCGAAGAAGGCTGCCACGAAGAAGTCCGCCGCGAAGAAGGCGCCTGCCAAGGGCGCGGCGAAGAAGGCCGCTGCGAAGAAGGCTCCGGCCAAGGTCGCCGCGAAGAAGGCTGCCACGAAGAAGGGGGCCGCGAAGAAGGTCGCTGCCGCCAGCAAGAAGCCGGTGAAGAAGGCGGCGGGCCGCAAGGCTCCCGCGAAGAAGGGCACCGGGGCGAAACCCAAGGCGCGGGCAAAGGCCCGGCGGTAG
- a CDS encoding alkaline phosphatase family protein — protein MIRALSLAVALATLPAFARPPRLTLVISVDALGSDVLLRNRPRLKGGLHQLINQGAYFPYARYGYAECRTAPGHATLSTGANPWRHGIVDNRWVDRSTMKRVMAFADAAHPVLEVPLKPGQDSGPAHLMVETLADRLRVTTQERGKAVALSIKPHASIALAGRAGQAWWFDKGEGKFVTGTWYTKEFPAWLKALNARKLPEASFGKKWELMRPAAEYVGEDEGLAEADVYGLGRTFPHPLDGGLPSPGPTFYQAFALSPDSHDLLVEAAKAAIAGEGLGQDDVPDLLAVSFSGTDLVFHEYGPYSWEMQDTLLRLDKAMGNLIAAAERAAGGRGNLVIALSADHGGAAMPEQWAAKGLAAKRVSSKELAESLTQALRQQFGGDVTATLEQLDVYLGGKTHQGGAVDAAVRRAAAAWLAKHPSVITAVAREDLFTAPDTEGYLTLMRKSYYPERSGDVLFMLRPFHMLHYIPTGTSHGTPHSYDSQVPILFAGKGVKPGLYLEEIDPVDFAPTLSALMEMGMPASAEGKPRAEVLTGK, from the coding sequence ATGATTCGTGCACTTTCCCTTGCCGTGGCGCTGGCCACCCTGCCCGCTTTTGCCCGACCTCCCAGGCTGACGCTCGTCATCAGCGTGGACGCGCTCGGCAGCGACGTGTTGCTACGCAACCGTCCGCGCCTGAAGGGCGGCTTGCACCAGCTGATCAACCAGGGCGCGTACTTTCCTTATGCGCGCTACGGCTACGCCGAATGCCGCACCGCGCCCGGCCACGCCACCCTCTCCACGGGCGCCAACCCCTGGCGGCACGGCATCGTGGACAACCGGTGGGTGGACCGCTCGACGATGAAGCGCGTGATGGCCTTCGCGGACGCGGCCCACCCGGTGCTGGAGGTGCCGCTGAAGCCGGGCCAGGACTCCGGCCCCGCCCACCTCATGGTGGAGACGCTGGCGGACCGGCTGCGCGTGACGACGCAGGAGCGCGGCAAGGCGGTGGCGTTGTCCATCAAGCCCCACGCGTCCATCGCCCTGGCCGGGCGTGCGGGACAGGCGTGGTGGTTCGACAAGGGCGAGGGGAAGTTCGTCACCGGCACCTGGTACACGAAGGAGTTCCCGGCGTGGCTGAAGGCGCTGAACGCGCGGAAGCTGCCGGAGGCGTCCTTCGGCAAGAAGTGGGAGCTGATGCGGCCGGCCGCGGAGTACGTGGGCGAGGACGAAGGCCTCGCCGAGGCGGACGTCTACGGCCTGGGCCGCACCTTCCCCCACCCGCTGGACGGCGGGCTGCCGTCGCCGGGCCCTACCTTCTACCAGGCGTTCGCCCTCTCACCGGACTCGCATGACCTGCTGGTGGAGGCGGCCAAGGCGGCCATCGCCGGCGAGGGACTGGGCCAGGACGACGTGCCCGATCTGCTGGCCGTGAGCTTCAGCGGCACGGATCTGGTGTTCCATGAGTACGGGCCCTACTCGTGGGAGATGCAGGACACGCTGCTGAGGCTGGACAAGGCGATGGGCAACCTCATCGCTGCGGCCGAGCGCGCGGCGGGAGGACGCGGCAACCTGGTCATCGCGCTGTCCGCGGACCACGGCGGCGCGGCGATGCCGGAGCAGTGGGCCGCAAAGGGGCTCGCCGCGAAGCGGGTGAGCTCGAAGGAGCTGGCGGAGAGCCTGACGCAGGCGCTGCGTCAGCAGTTCGGCGGCGACGTGACGGCCACGCTCGAACAACTGGACGTGTACCTGGGCGGCAAGACGCACCAGGGGGGCGCGGTGGACGCGGCGGTGCGGCGCGCGGCGGCGGCGTGGCTGGCGAAGCACCCGTCGGTCATCACGGCCGTGGCCCGTGAGGACCTGTTCACCGCGCCGGACACCGAGGGCTACCTGACGCTCATGCGCAAGAGCTACTACCCCGAGCGCAGCGGCGACGTGCTCTTCATGCTCCGGCCCTTCCACATGCTCCACTACATCCCCACCGGCACCAGCCACGGCACGCCGCATTCCTATGATTCACAAGTGCCCATCCTCTTCGCGGGCAAGGGCGTGAAGCCGGGCCTGTACCTGGAGGAGATCGACCCCGTGGACTTCGCCCCCACCCTGTCGGCGCTGATGGAGATGGGCATGCCCGCTTCGGCGGAGGGCAAGCCCCGCGCGGAGGTCCTCACGGGCAAGTGA
- the romR gene encoding motility regulator RomR: MPKNLLVADDSLTIRKVIGMIFATEDFQVTAVDNGLDAISRTRELRPDVVLADVMMPGKSGYEVCEALKNDPATQGIPVVLLAGTFEAFDENRARAARADDHVTKPFESQVLLDKVKALVGQKSNTMPASAATQVRHAAPQPAAAPAPVAAAAPPGARPAPPPGARPGVPPGPGVPRPPGPGMPPGARPPGPGMPPGMARPPGPGMPPPGAPGAPRPPGPGMPPGMARPPGPGMPPGARPPGPGMPPGARPGVPPPPGGPAPGLPPRPGMPPGAVARPGVPPPPGGPAPGGFARPPVGAPQPPPGAAPQPAARGRDPFGLGAPAPAAAQPSISIEDSLPDQGDAEEISLDIATPAPVAARPASARAPAADGGEALLREALSKASREVIEKIAWEVVPQLAETIIREELERLIKDRETQH, from the coding sequence ATGCCCAAGAATCTGCTGGTCGCCGATGACTCGCTCACCATCCGCAAGGTGATCGGGATGATCTTCGCGACCGAGGACTTTCAGGTGACCGCGGTGGACAACGGGCTGGACGCCATCTCCCGCACCCGCGAGCTGCGTCCGGACGTCGTCCTCGCGGACGTCATGATGCCGGGCAAGAGCGGCTATGAGGTCTGCGAAGCGCTGAAGAACGACCCGGCCACCCAGGGCATCCCGGTGGTGCTGCTGGCCGGCACGTTCGAGGCGTTCGACGAGAACCGCGCTCGCGCCGCCCGCGCCGATGACCACGTCACCAAGCCCTTCGAGAGCCAGGTGCTGCTCGACAAGGTGAAGGCGCTGGTCGGCCAGAAGTCCAACACGATGCCCGCGTCGGCCGCCACGCAGGTGCGCCACGCGGCGCCTCAGCCCGCCGCAGCGCCCGCGCCTGTCGCCGCCGCTGCTCCGCCGGGGGCCCGTCCCGCGCCTCCGCCGGGGGCCCGTCCGGGTGTTCCTCCGGGGCCGGGCGTGCCGCGTCCGCCGGGGCCTGGGATGCCGCCGGGTGCGCGTCCTCCGGGACCTGGGATGCCGCCGGGTATGGCGCGTCCCCCGGGTCCGGGCATGCCGCCGCCGGGTGCGCCGGGCGCACCGCGTCCTCCGGGACCTGGGATGCCGCCGGGCATGGCGCGTCCTCCGGGGCCTGGGATGCCGCCGGGCGCCCGTCCTCCGGGACCTGGGATGCCGCCGGGCGCCCGTCCGGGTGTGCCGCCTCCGCCGGGTGGTCCCGCGCCGGGCCTTCCGCCGCGTCCGGGAATGCCTCCGGGCGCCGTGGCGCGTCCGGGTGTGCCGCCTCCGCCGGGTGGTCCCGCGCCGGGTGGCTTCGCGCGTCCGCCGGTTGGCGCGCCGCAGCCTCCTCCTGGGGCGGCGCCGCAGCCCGCCGCGCGGGGTAGGGATCCGTTCGGTCTGGGTGCGCCCGCGCCCGCCGCGGCCCAGCCGTCCATCAGCATCGAGGACTCGCTGCCCGACCAGGGTGACGCGGAGGAGATCTCGCTGGACATCGCCACCCCCGCGCCCGTCGCGGCTAGGCCGGCGAGCGCGCGTGCGCCTGCCGCGGACGGGGGCGAGGCCCTGCTGCGCGAGGCGCTTTCGAAGGCTTCCCGCGAGGTCATCGAGAAGATTGCCTGGGAGGTGGTACCGCAGCTGGCGGAGACCATCATCCGTGAGGAGCTCGAGCGGCTCATCAAGGACCGAGAGACCCAGCACTGA